In the genome of Montipora foliosa isolate CH-2021 chromosome 3, ASM3666993v2, whole genome shotgun sequence, one region contains:
- the LOC137995415 gene encoding uncharacterized protein — MGTEEPSSMAVLENKLNEKIQDIHEELDIRIRKSDGLLSYLKQTIENYSLERKFARVVIQGSVGNNLYFPEILEDGTYRVEIDMLFEQDSYNVTLPGFVGENRYPQVVVEVVADEGVSSQQYVKLKVTRLPDGLRDKDKTYFLEFDDVSGEYYLKNSEYLNDLPCIKDEIKGGILGEKEITAGDVFANFQGRKPFRAFKTERKQLIIDEETINYQLLMDKVAAIKVKWPGVSMVWETRERLWPPLEVCKEITRGGIHVIPKSSHKSASTTQWKYTFAIAEQRLAHLFTPIQRACYLILKQLKRKYFSQVSLNEGQIIITSGISTHHLKTVMFWTSERTEPSEWQTDPGKCLSLLLQTLVDFLQAKHCPNYFVPEVNLFERLWMDESKFLFVKDDNQLRDLRIQGVLELVIQVQVHLEEYLTSELLQTVDEDHERAESNAKFAENDFFSGFKFEMAKQLASLDSLFTDLNDLRESKQEEKARKDEL; from the coding sequence ATGGGGACTGAAGAACCTAGTTCTATGGCTGTGTTGGAGAACAAACTcaatgaaaaaattcaggaTATTCACGAAGAACTCGACATCCGAATAAGGAAATCTGATGGTTTATTGTCATATTTGAAACAGACAATTGAAAATTACTCTTTAGAGCGAAAGTTCGCTCGCGTGGTAATTCAAGGGAGTGTTGGAAACAATTTGTATTTCCCCGAAATTCTTGAAGATGGTACTTACCGTGTTGAGATTGATATGCTATTTGAACAGGACTCATACAATGTAACTTTGCCCGGGTTTGTTGGAGAAAACCGTTATCCTCAAGTTGTGGTGGAAGTTGTTGCAGACGAAGGCGTTTCCTCTCAACAGTATGTGAAGCTGAAAGTGACCAGGTTGCCGGACGGTTTGAGAGACAAAGATAAAACGTATTTTTTAGAATTTGACGATGTAAGTGGAGAGTATTATCTAAAGAATAGTGAGTATTTGAACGATTTGCCATGCATTAAAGATGAAATTAAGGGTGGAATCTTGGGAGAGAAGGAGATCACCGCCGGAGATGTTTTTGCCAATTTTCAGGGAAGAAAACCATTTAGAGCCtttaaaactgaaagaaaacaactgatCATAGATGAAGAAACAATTAATTACCAGTTGCTCATGGACAAAGTTGCTGCCATTAAAGTGAAATGGCCAGGGGTCTCCATGGTCTGGGAGACTAGAGAAAGACTATGGCCCCCTCTTGAAGTATGCAAGGAAATTACACGTGGTGGCATCCATGTGATTCCAAAGTCAAGCCACAAAAGTGCTTCTACAACCCAGTGGAAGTACACGTTTGCCATAGCAGAACAGAGACTAGCCCACTTGTTTACTCCTATTCAAAGAGCATGTTATCTCATTCTGAAACAGCTGAAAAGAAAATACTTCAGCCAGGTCTCTCTCAATGAAGGTCAAATAATTATTACCTCTGGAATAAGCACACATCATTTGAAGACTGTGATGTTTTGGACAAGTGAGAGGACTGAGCCAAGTGAGTGGCAAACTGACCCTGGAAAATGTCTCTCCCTCCTTCTCCAAACCCTTGTTGATTTTCTCCAAGCTAAACATTGTCCAAATTACTTTGTTCCTGAAGTCAATCTCTTTGAACGACTATGGATGGATGAGAGCAAGTTTCTATTTGTGAAGGATGATAACCAGCTAAGGGACTTAAGAATTCAAGGTGTTCTTGAACTTGTTATTCAAGTACAGGTGCATCTTGAAGAATATTTAACAAGTGAGCTTTTGCAAACTGTTGATGAAGATCATGAAAGGGCAGAGTCAAATGctaaatttgcagaaaatgattttttttctggttttaaATTTGAAATGGCGAAACAACTTGCTTCACTAGATTCTCTGTTCACTGATTTGAATGACTTACGTGAAagtaaacaagaagaaaaagcaaGGAAGGATGAATTATAG
- the LOC137997077 gene encoding alkaline phosphatase-like isoform X1: MRFVVSLLILISSQSALTDVAAPKDTPGSVPENQESSKWFTNGVKLIKENLNKKPIIHTAKNTIIFLGDGMSVTTVTATRILEGQMRNQSGEENVLSWEQFPWTALSKTFNVNQQVPDSAGTATAYLEGVKTDAGVIGVDETVKRSYCSSLNERNKVISILTLAEKAGMSTGFISTARATHATPAALYAHSADRNWESDKDLRTNAKDDDPSNCKDIATQLIEYPHGNGIDVIFAGGREKFMPNKVTDPEYPDKKGGREDGRNLIQEWVAKYPNSVYVWNKKQFDEIEPEKTEKVMGLFEPSHMEYEVDRAEGEPGEPSIAEMTEKAINILKKNPKGYFLLVEGGRIDHGHHAGKAVRALNEAIAMAKACATAIDMTNRDDTLLIVTADHSHVFAMAGYPGRGNPIFGVAVPPETNEPETAKDGMPYTVLGYTNGPGGKRINGTRQNLTGVDTGSKDYLQQAAVWLGSETHGGDDVGIYADGPGAYLFHGVVEQQYIFHVMDHAMCLSDSKKGLCNKHVTRGGPAVKSSCSTNQAALTILCALLMLSFTVFKV, from the exons ACGTGGCAGCGCCAAAGGATACCCCTGGATCGGTTCCCGAGAATCAAGAAAGCAGCAAATGGTTCACAAATGGCGTCAAGCTTATAAAGGAAAATCTGAACAAGAAGCCAATAATTCACACAGCCAAGAATACAATCATCTTTCTCGGAGATGGAATGAGTGTTACCACCGTAACAGCTACTCGGATCCTCGAGGGTCAAATGAGGAATCAGTCAGGAGAGGAGAACGTATTGAGTTGGGAACAGTTCCCATGGACCGCGCTTTCTAAAACCTTTAACGTGAATCAGCAGGTACCAGACTCCGCAGGGACAGCAACGGCCTATCTTGAAGGAGTGAAGACTGATGCAG GTGTGATTGGCGTTGATGAAACCGTCAAACGAAGTTACTGCTCAAGTTTGAATGAACGCAATAAGGTTATTTCGATACTCACGCTGGCAGAGAAAGCTGGGATGTCCACGGGCTTTATATCAACCGCCCGAGCTACGCACGCCACTCCAGCTGCTCTGTACGCTCACTCCGCTGACAGGAACTGGGAAAGTGACAAGGATCTAAGAACCAACGCCAAGGATGATGACCCTAGTAACTGCAAAGACATAG CTACTCAACTTATTGAGTATCCGCATGGTAATGGAATAGACGTCATTTTTGCTGGCGGCAGAGAAAAGTTTATGCCAAACAAAGTGACTGACCCTGAATATCCAGACAAAAAGGGCGGCAGAGAGGATGGACGAAATTTGATTCAAGAGTGGGTCGCTAAGTACCCTAATTCGGTTTACGTTTGGAACAAGAAACAATTTGATGAGATTGAGCCAGAGAAGACTGAAAAAGTGATGG GTTTGTTTGAACCAAGCCATATGGAATATGAAGTAGACAGGGCCGAAGGTGAACCTGGAGAGCCATCCATTGCAGAGATGACAGAGAAGGCCATCAACATTCTGAAGAAAAACCCAAAGGGATATTTCTTGTTGGTCGAAG GCGGGCGAATTGATCACGGCCACCACGCAGGGAAGGCAGTGCGTGCTTTGAATGAAGCGATTGCCATGGCAAAGGCGTGTGCCACAGCCATAGATATGACAAATCGAG ATGACACCCTATTGATAGTAACCGCTGACCACTCACATGTATTCGCCATGGCTGGTTACCCCGGACGCGGAAACCCGATCTTTGGCGTAGCAGTTCCACCGGAAACAAACGAGCCTGAAACTGCGAAAGACGGCATGCCTTACACAGTTCTCGGATATACGAACGGACCTGGAGGAAAGCGGATAAATGGCACTCGGCAAAACCTCACCGGGGTGGACACGGGGAGTAAAGATTACTTGCAGCAGGCTGCGGTATGGCTCGGTTCCGAAACGCACGGGGGAGATGACGTAG GCATATACGCGGACGGTCCTGGGGCCTATTTATTTCACGGTGTTGTGGAACAGCAGTATATTTTCCACGTCATGGATCACGCAATGTGTTTGAGCGACAGCAAGAAAGGATTATGCAATAAGCACGTCACTCGCGGAGGCCCAGCCGTGAAAAGCTCCTGCAGTACAAACCAGGCAGCGCTGACTATCTTATGTGCATTGTTGATGCTTTCCTTTACAGTCTTTAAggtttaa
- the LOC137997077 gene encoding alkaline phosphatase-like isoform X3, with amino-acid sequence MSVTTVTATRILEGQMRNQSGEENVLSWEQFPWTALSKTFNVNQQVPDSAGTATAYLEGVKTDAGVIGVDETVKRSYCSSLNERNKVISILTLAEKAGMSTGFISTARATHATPAALYAHSADRNWESDKDLRTNAKDDDPSNCKDIATQLIEYPHGNGIDVIFAGGREKFMPNKVTDPEYPDKKGGREDGRNLIQEWVAKYPNSVYVWNKKQFDEIEPEKTEKVMGLFEPSHMEYEVDRAEGEPGEPSIAEMTEKAINILKKNPKGYFLLVEGGRIDHGHHAGKAVRALNEAIAMAKACATAIDMTNRDDTLLIVTADHSHVFAMAGYPGRGNPIFGVAVPPETNEPETAKDGMPYTVLGYTNGPGGKRINGTRQNLTGVDTGSKDYLQQAAVWLGSETHGGDDVGIYADGPGAYLFHGVVEQQYIFHVMDHAMCLSDSKKGLCNKHVTRGGPAVKSSCSTNQAALTILCALLMLSFTVFKV; translated from the exons ATGAGTGTTACCACCGTAACAGCTACTCGGATCCTCGAGGGTCAAATGAGGAATCAGTCAGGAGAGGAGAACGTATTGAGTTGGGAACAGTTCCCATGGACCGCGCTTTCTAAAACCTTTAACGTGAATCAGCAGGTACCAGACTCCGCAGGGACAGCAACGGCCTATCTTGAAGGAGTGAAGACTGATGCAG GTGTGATTGGCGTTGATGAAACCGTCAAACGAAGTTACTGCTCAAGTTTGAATGAACGCAATAAGGTTATTTCGATACTCACGCTGGCAGAGAAAGCTGGGATGTCCACGGGCTTTATATCAACCGCCCGAGCTACGCACGCCACTCCAGCTGCTCTGTACGCTCACTCCGCTGACAGGAACTGGGAAAGTGACAAGGATCTAAGAACCAACGCCAAGGATGATGACCCTAGTAACTGCAAAGACATAG CTACTCAACTTATTGAGTATCCGCATGGTAATGGAATAGACGTCATTTTTGCTGGCGGCAGAGAAAAGTTTATGCCAAACAAAGTGACTGACCCTGAATATCCAGACAAAAAGGGCGGCAGAGAGGATGGACGAAATTTGATTCAAGAGTGGGTCGCTAAGTACCCTAATTCGGTTTACGTTTGGAACAAGAAACAATTTGATGAGATTGAGCCAGAGAAGACTGAAAAAGTGATGG GTTTGTTTGAACCAAGCCATATGGAATATGAAGTAGACAGGGCCGAAGGTGAACCTGGAGAGCCATCCATTGCAGAGATGACAGAGAAGGCCATCAACATTCTGAAGAAAAACCCAAAGGGATATTTCTTGTTGGTCGAAG GCGGGCGAATTGATCACGGCCACCACGCAGGGAAGGCAGTGCGTGCTTTGAATGAAGCGATTGCCATGGCAAAGGCGTGTGCCACAGCCATAGATATGACAAATCGAG ATGACACCCTATTGATAGTAACCGCTGACCACTCACATGTATTCGCCATGGCTGGTTACCCCGGACGCGGAAACCCGATCTTTGGCGTAGCAGTTCCACCGGAAACAAACGAGCCTGAAACTGCGAAAGACGGCATGCCTTACACAGTTCTCGGATATACGAACGGACCTGGAGGAAAGCGGATAAATGGCACTCGGCAAAACCTCACCGGGGTGGACACGGGGAGTAAAGATTACTTGCAGCAGGCTGCGGTATGGCTCGGTTCCGAAACGCACGGGGGAGATGACGTAG GCATATACGCGGACGGTCCTGGGGCCTATTTATTTCACGGTGTTGTGGAACAGCAGTATATTTTCCACGTCATGGATCACGCAATGTGTTTGAGCGACAGCAAGAAAGGATTATGCAATAAGCACGTCACTCGCGGAGGCCCAGCCGTGAAAAGCTCCTGCAGTACAAACCAGGCAGCGCTGACTATCTTATGTGCATTGTTGATGCTTTCCTTTACAGTCTTTAAggtttaa